Below is a genomic region from Enterobacter hormaechei subsp. xiangfangensis.
TTAAAGAGCGGCGTATGGAAGGTGATGACGTCGCACTCGTCGACCAGCTCATCCAGTGTGCGGAAGTCGCCTTCATCACCGTTATCCTTACGCGGCGGATCGCACAGCAGGGTGCGGATTCCCCAGGCTTCCAGACGCTTTTGCAGACGTCCGCCCACGTTGCCCACACCCACAATCCCGACGGTGCGATCTTTCAGCGTAAAACCATCGCGCTCGGCCAGCATCAATAGCGAGGAGAAAACATATTCCACGACGGCAATGGCGTTACAGCCTGGCGCCGCGGAAAAACCAATCCCCGCCTGCTTAAGCCACTGGTCATCCACATGATCGGTCCCGGCCGTTGCCGTCCCGACAAATTTAACCCCTTTGCCGGTGAGCAGCGCCTCATTTACTTTAGTCACCGAGCGCACCATCAGGGCGTCTGCATCGTCCAGTTCGCTGACCGGAATCGGGCGACCAGGGACAGCCTTAACCTCACCCAGGCGGCTGAACAGCTCACGGGCGTAAGGCATATTTTCATCAACGAGGATTTTCACGTCTGAGTACCTGTTTGAGAGGAAGTAAACCTGCCAAGTGTGCCATAATCTCGCCGCCGGGCATATATCTCCGCCCGGTTACGCAGAGTTTGACTTTAAGGATTTTTGACGATGCAGCCCATTTCAGGTACGCCTCCGCGCCCTCCGGGTGAAGGCCCCGTAACGCCCAACACGCCAGGCGAACAACCGCTCTCCACGCAGCAACGCACCGTACTGGAGCGTCTGATCACGCGTCTTATTGCGTTGACCTCACAGCAAAACGCAGAGGTGTGGGCCGGCGTGAAGCACGATTTGGGCGTCAGAAACGATGCGCCGCTACAGTCGCGCCATTTCCCTGCCGCCGAACAAAACCTGAACCAGCGTCTTACCAGCGCACAGCAGCAACATACCACCCGCCAGATTATCTCGCAGCTGACCGAGCTGTTGGGCCAGGGGAATAATCGCCAGGCGGTGAGTGATTTTATCCGTCAACAGTACGGTCATACCGCCCTGAGCCAGCTTTCGCCGGAACAGCTGAAAACCGTGTTGACCCTGCTGCAAAGCAATCAGCTTTCTATCCCGCAGCCGCAACAGCGCCCGTCTACAGAACGGCCATTGCAGCCTGCGGAGCATAATACGCTCAAGCAGATGGTCACTAAGCTGGCTGCCGCAACCGGCGAACCAACAAAGCTTATCTGGCAATCCATGCTGGAACTTTCCGGTGTGAAAGCGGGCGAGATGATCCCGGCAAAACAGTTTACCCATCTGGTCACCTGGCTCCAGGCGCGTCAGACGCTCAGCACCCAGAGCGCCCCGACCCTGCACAGCGTACAGGCGGCGCTGAAACAACCGCTGGAACCGCACGAGTTCGATACGATCCGGGATTACGCTCAGCAGAGCTGGCAGGCTACGCCGCAAACGGTGCTGACCACCGCCCAGGTGCAGGATGTGCTCAATCAGATCTTTGTTCGCCGCGCCGAGCGGGAAGGCGGCGTGCCGGAGGTAAGAAACATTCAGCCGATCTACAGCCCGCTGTTTGCCCCCGTAGTTGATACGTTCAAAACGCTTTCTGCCCGTCCGGGATTGATGTTGATCGCGTTGGTGATTGCGCTGGCGATTTTCTGGCTGGTTGCGTGA
It encodes:
- the flk gene encoding flagella biosynthesis regulator Flk, which produces MQPISGTPPRPPGEGPVTPNTPGEQPLSTQQRTVLERLITRLIALTSQQNAEVWAGVKHDLGVRNDAPLQSRHFPAAEQNLNQRLTSAQQQHTTRQIISQLTELLGQGNNRQAVSDFIRQQYGHTALSQLSPEQLKTVLTLLQSNQLSIPQPQQRPSTERPLQPAEHNTLKQMVTKLAAATGEPTKLIWQSMLELSGVKAGEMIPAKQFTHLVTWLQARQTLSTQSAPTLHSVQAALKQPLEPHEFDTIRDYAQQSWQATPQTVLTTAQVQDVLNQIFVRRAEREGGVPEVRNIQPIYSPLFAPVVDTFKTLSARPGLMLIALVIALAIFWLVA